Proteins encoded by one window of Kribbella flavida DSM 17836:
- a CDS encoding helix-turn-helix domain-containing protein codes for MAKLSDRAAGAVGSVGEYLAEQRRHAQLSLRQLSDLAGVSNPYLSQIERGLRKPSADVLQQLAKALRISAETLYVRAGILDPDDGSDGAGRATGVTDAILLDPALTERQKRVLLDVYASFVRENATDDQPDDPADPEKTAPATTPAAPTTAAEKPAAPRTTARKTASARKPAVAKSAPARKPATP; via the coding sequence ATGGCCAAGTTGAGTGATCGTGCCGCAGGTGCGGTGGGTTCGGTGGGGGAGTACCTCGCCGAGCAGCGCCGGCACGCGCAGTTGTCGCTGCGGCAGCTCTCCGACCTGGCCGGGGTGTCGAACCCGTACCTCAGCCAGATCGAGCGCGGCCTGCGCAAGCCGTCGGCCGACGTGCTGCAGCAGCTGGCCAAGGCGCTGCGGATCTCCGCGGAGACCCTGTACGTCCGGGCCGGCATCCTCGACCCCGACGACGGCTCGGACGGCGCCGGCCGGGCCACCGGCGTGACCGACGCGATTCTGCTGGACCCGGCGCTGACCGAGCGCCAGAAGCGGGTCCTGCTGGACGTGTACGCGTCCTTCGTCCGGGAGAACGCGACGGACGACCAGCCGGACGACCCGGCGGACCCCGAGAAGACCGCGCCGGCGACGACGCCCGCGGCCCCCACGACCGCGGCCGAGAAGCCCGCGGCCCCGAGAACCACTGCCCGCAAGACCGCGTCCGCGCGCAAGCCGGCGGTCGCCAAGAGCGCGCCGGCCCGCAAGCCGGCGACCCCCTAA